Genomic DNA from Nocardioides aquaticus:
TGCCGAGACGCGCTACGCGCGGGAGGTCCTGCCGAGCTGAGGCCTCACCCCCGGGCGCCCCGGCGGTGCGGTCAGCCGGACGCGAGCCCGGCGTAGAGCTCCTCGACCACGCGCCGCAGGTCCTCGCGCGAGCCGGTGTTGTCCAGCACGTGCGTGGCCACGGCGAGCCGGTCCTCGCGCGAGGCCTGGGCGGCGATCCGGGCCCGGGCGTCCTCCTCGGTCCAGCCGCGGTCGGAGACCATCCGCGCGAGCTGGACCTCCTCGGGCACGTCGACCACGACGACCACCTCGAAGCGGTCCCCCTGGCCGGTCTCGACCAGCAGCGGGATGTCGTGGACGATCAGCGACCCGTCCGGTGCGGCGTG
This window encodes:
- the coaE gene encoding dephospho-CoA kinase; protein product: MRVGLTGGVASGKSTVSAVLDELGAVVVDSDVIAREVVAPGTPGLTAVVGEFGHQVLASDGSLDRPALGRLVFGDDDARRRLEGIVHPLVRARAAEVEHAAPDGSLIVHDIPLLVETGQGDRFEVVVVVDVPEEVQLARMVSDRGWTEEDARARIAAQASREDRLAVATHVLDNTGSREDLRRVVEELYAGLASG